The segment AACTAAGAGGAGTATTAAAATCTAttaagaaatattaaataatttttcaatttcaactGCAGTAAAGTACACAATGgcttaattaaaaacaacatctgAAGCATAGCTCCAGAAGTGATGTGACTTTCAACTGGTTGCAgattctctctcactttcttgcCTTGTATGGAAATGGGGAAATGGATCGAGGATTGACTGTAGTAATGAACTCCCtctggaatttaaaaaaatgtctcttGTCTCTCGTCTCTTCTCAAAGTTTGGTAAAGTGGATAGAGGATGGCGTCCCAGAGGATCCCTTTTTGAACCCAGAGCTGATGAAGAACAACCCGTGGGTGGAGAAAGGGAAATGCATCCTCCTCTAGAAACCAACTGCCCAGCTATGACCTTTCAACTTCAACCAGACCAACACTCACCTACAGATGATGACCCCTGAACCTGGCCCTCCCTGGCCTGTGACAGCCACGGCAGGACAGCGCCTCCCAACCTCTCACCATGAATGTACAACAGCTGATATCCCTCAACCTCCCCCTAACATGCACCCCAATAAGGGCACtgaaacacactttcacacactgcCACACATTCACTGCAAGTTTATTCCTGCCATGGCAATGCATCTTTACTATAATATTATAACAAAGATCAATACTCCTACTGTATGTCTCTATATGGATACATAGCGATTTATTTATGCAGCTGCCAGTCACAAGCTTTCTCTACTCTTACTCTACATTCTGAGCATagcaagatttttttccttccatttaTGATGACGTGTTGAGCTAAAATAAACTGTAGAGTCAGATTCTTACTATCACACCGACTGTTGGGGGGGAGATTTGTTCTACGGTGAGGTATAAACCCTTTTTTCTCACAACATTGTGGTACATTTTAGCTTGAACGTTAATAGATTGCTCAAGTATGTGGTTGACAAAATAGTTATAACAAAAATTATATAAGCAACGATAAATTAGAACTAAATAAACCCATCAATAAGAACcaataatgatttaaaattaaatgaaggtAACTTTTAGTTTATATAATTTGctgaattcagtgttttcttgaCATTTAAACTGATACACATATAAATAACCACATCAGCCAGATCACAAACGTGATTGCAGTCTGTCTTGGTGCTCCCAGGTACGAGTCAATCAGGGGTGGCTCTGGTCCATCTTGAATGTTGCAGCATTTCACTTGACATTTTTTGATGTCACATAACTGTCCATTCAAAATGCATGAACTGATTGAGTGTAAACACACTCTTTGTCTGCATTCAAGCCATTCAGCAAGCGCTACTTTTAATACATGATATCCATGTGCTTTAAACTTTTATAACAGTATAAAATATCCCTGGTCCAAATTTTAAG is part of the Echeneis naucrates chromosome 8, fEcheNa1.1, whole genome shotgun sequence genome and harbors:
- the gng13b gene encoding guanine nucleotide-binding protein G(I)/G(S)/G(O) subunit gamma-13b, translated to MDEMDLPQMKKEVESLKYQLAFKREKSSKTVTDLVKWIEDGVPEDPFLNPELMKNNPWVEKGKCILL